The following proteins are co-located in the Manihot esculenta cultivar AM560-2 chromosome 9, M.esculenta_v8, whole genome shotgun sequence genome:
- the LOC110622859 gene encoding gamma-tubulin complex component 3 has protein sequence MEEEDQQKILDLVKELVHRLLSQNPNPKTPNSNPNHNPNSSDFQNALRYAIRILSSRLTPSIAPDAAAIAESIKRRLATQGKSSQALNFADLFNKFSLKTGPGSINNKWAVLYLLKIISEDRKTAKNAPNTVSLLPNLALNDPDLNNDSRVLHNLKRGDRDWDNGVLLVAKDPENLREIAFREYVNLVREENEVSEEVLVRDVLYACQGIDGKYVKFDVNADGYVLLDTVKVPRTTRLIVRKLCELGWLFRKVKGYISESMDRFPAEDVGTVGQAFCAALQDELSEYYKLLAVLEAQAMNPIPLVSEPASSGNYLSLRRLSVWFAEPTVKMRLMAVLVDKCRVLRGGAMAGAIHLHAQHGDPLVHEFMRSLLQHVCSPLFEMVRSWVLEGELEDIFAEFFVVGQPVKAESLWREGYRLHAGMLPAFISQSLAQRILRTGKSINFLRVCCDDRGWADAATEAAAAAGTTTRRGSLGYGETDALETLVFEAAKRIDKHLLDVMHTRYKFKEHCLAIKRYLLLGQGDFVQYLMDIVGPELSEPANTISSFKLAGLLESAIRSSNAQYDDRDILDRLRVKMMPHGTGDRGWDVFSLEYDARVPLDTVFTESVMGRYLRIFNFLWKLRRVEHVLIGAWKMMKPNCITSNSFTKLQGTVKLQLLSTLRRCQVLWNEMNHFVTNLQYYIMFEVLEVSWSNFSNEMEVARDLDDLLAAHEHYLHSIVEKSLLGERSQHLYKSLFVLFDLILRFRSHADRLYEGIHELQARTVACSLPSQDKKKSRRQTSDKSSEPGSWVSDGRKALTQRAGEFLRNMAQELDAVSKEYTTLLEGFLSQLPMQQHVDLKFLLFRLDFTKFYSQLHPVK, from the exons atgGAGGAAGAAGACCAGCAGAAGATCTTAGATCTAGTCAAGGAGCTAGTCCATCGCTTACTCTCTCAAAACCCAAATCCTAAAACCCCTAATTCAAACCCTAACCACAACCCTAATTCATCCGATTTCCAGAATGCTCTTCGTTACGCTATCCGTATCCTCTCCAGCAGATTAACTCCCTCCATTGCACCTGATGCCGCTGCTATCGCCGAGTCCATAAAGCGCCGCCTTGCCACTCAAGGTAAGTCCTCGCAGGCTCTTAATTTCGCCGATCTTTTTAACAAATTTTCGTTGAAAACTGGGCCTGGTAGCATTAATAACAAGTGGGCTGTCCTTTATTTGCTCAAAATCATATCCGAGGATAGGAAAACTGCAAAAAATGCACCCAATACGGTGTCTTTATTGCCTAATTTAGCTCTAAACGACCCTGATTTGAACAATGATTCGCGGGTTCTTCATAATTTAAAGAGAGGAGACAGGGATTGGGATAATGGTGTTCTATTGGTAGCGAAAGACCCAGAAAATTTACGTGAGATTGCATTTAGGGAGTATGTGAATTTGGTTAGAGAAGAAAATGAGGTGTCGGAGGAGGTTTTGGTGAGGGATGTATTATATGCTTGTCAAGGTATTGATGGGAAGTATGTGAAATTTGATGTGAATGCTGATGGATATGTCTTGTTAGATACTGTCAAGGTCCCTAGAACTACTAGGCTTATTGTCAGGAAGCTATGTGAGTTGGGGTGGTTGTTCAGGAAAGTTAAAGGGTACATTTCAGAGAGTATGGATCGCTTTCCAGCTGAAGATGTAGGCACAGTAGGGCAGGCATTTTGTGCAGCATTACAAGATGAGCTCTCAGAGTACTATAAGTTGCTGGCTGTGCTTGAAGCACAGGCAATGAATCCTATCCCATTGGTTTCTGAGCCAGCTAGTTCAGGGAATTATTTGTCATTGAGGAGACTCTCAGTTTGGTTTGCTGAACCAACAGTGAAAATGAGGTTAATGGCTGTTTTGGTTGATAAGTGTAGAGTTTTGAGGGGTGGTGCAATGGCTGGGGCTATACATTTGCATGCCCAGCATGGTGATCCACTTGTTCATGAGTTTATGAGGAGTCTTCTTCAGCATGTGTGTTCTCCACTGTTCGAAATGGTTAGGAGTTGGGTTTTGGAAGGTGAATTGGAGGATATTTTTGCTGAATTCTTTGTTGTGGGTCAGCCTGTCAAAGCAGAGTCACTTTGGAGGGAAGGTTACCGGCTCCATGCTGGGATGCTTCCTGCATTTATTTCACAATCTCTTGCTCAGCGGATCTTGAGGACTgggaaatcaataaattttcttcgTGTTTGTTGCGATGATCGTGGCTGGGCTGATGCTGCAACTGAGGCAGCTGCCGCTGCTGGGACCACAACTAGAAGAGGAAGTCTTGGGTATGGAGAAACCGATGCACTTGAAACTCTGGTTTTTGAAGCAGCAAAGAGAATAGATAAGCATCTTTTGGATGTTATGCATACAAGGTATAAGTTCAAAGAGCATTGTCTTGCAATCAAACGGTATTTACTATTAGGCCAAGGTGATTTTGTTCAGTATCTAATGGATATTGTTGGGCCAGAGCTTTCCGAGCCTGCTAATACCATTAGCTCATTCAAGCTAGCGGGATTACTGGAAAGTGCAATTCGATCTTCTAATGCTCAGTATGATGACCGTGATATTTTAGATAGACTGAGGGTCAAGATGATGCCACATGGCACCGGTGATAGGGGCTGGGATGTATTTTCATTGGAATATGATGCTAGAGTTCCACTAGATACAGTATTCACAGAGTCTGTAATGGGAAGGTATttaagaatttttaattttttgtggaAACTGAGACGAGTAGAGCATGTGCTTATTGGTGCTTGGAAGATGATGAAACCAAATTGTATTACATCTAATTCTTTCACTAAGCTGCAGGGCACAGTTAAGTTGCAGTTACTTTCAACATTGAGGCGATGTCAAGTTCTTTGGAATGAGATGAATCATTTCGTAACAAATTTGCAATATTACATCATGTTTGAAGTATTGGAGGTGTCTTGGTCTAACTTTTCAAATGAGATGGAAGTAGCAAGAGATCTTGATGATCTACTTGCAGCCCATGAGCATTATctccattccattgtggagaaATCTCTTCTTGGCGAACGTTCTCAGCACCTTTACAAGTCTCTCTTTGTCTTGTTTGACCTCATATTACGTTTCAGAAGTCACGCAGATCGCTTGTATGAAGGCATTCATGAATTGCAAGCGAG AACCGTGGCGTGCTCCTTACCTTCACAAGACAAGAAGAAATCACGAAGGCAGACCTCAGATAAATCTTCAGAACCTGGATCATGGGTTAGTGATGGGAGGAAGGCCTTAACACAACGTGCTGGGGAATTCCTTCGTAATATGGCGCAGGAACTGGATGCTGTATCAAAGGAATATACAACATTGCTAGAAGGATTCTTATCTCAGTTGCCTATGCAGCAACATGTTGATTTGAAATTTCTCCTGTTCCGGCTTGACTTCACCAAATTTTATAGTCAACTTCATCCTGTTAAATAG
- the LOC110623399 gene encoding activator of 90 kDa heat shock protein ATPase homolog 1 yields MAKYGEGDKRWIVEDRPDGTNVHNWHWAETNCLEWSRNLLSNLLTDLVILDGDGNLFIKIKKVEKVDGEAYVNVRKGKIIPGYELNVSLSWEGEAKDSDGKSLLEVDGSVEIPYISDENADEDPEIKVTIKDDGPIGKRLKEAMVAKGKPVIEEKVRFYVQTMAKGGPAKDELEAKKVAPKGQWTAENKAASATPAAGEKKEVKKESKKGFKTISLTEKFSCRARDMYEILMDENRWKGFTQSNARISKEVGGEFSIFDGSVTGTNVELQEGKLIVQKWRFGSWPDGIVSTVRLTLDEPEPGLTIIKLLHTDIPEEDRYGNATVAENTERGWRDLIFHKIRAVFGFGI; encoded by the exons ATGGCCAAGTACGGAGAAGGGGACAAGCGCTGGATCGTTGAGGATAGACCAGATGGTACCAATGTCCACAATTGGCATTGGGCGGAGACCAATTGCTTGGAATGGTCGCGGAACCTCCTCTCCAATCTTCTCACTGATCTTGTTATTCTTGATGGCGATGGAAACCTTTTCATCAAGATCAAGAAAGTCGAAAAGGTCGACGGAGAGGCATACGTCAATGTTCGAAAGGGTAAAATCATTCCTGGGTATGAGCTTAATGTCTCTCTTTCGTGGGAAGGTGAAGCTAAGGATTCAGATGGGAAATCTTTGCTTGAGGTTGATGGATCCGTTGAGATTCCGTATATTTCTGACGAGAATGCTGACGAGGATCCGGAAATTAAGGTGACTATTAAGGATGACGGCCCAATTggaaagaggttgaaggaagcaatgGTGGCTAAAGGAAAACCGGTGATTGAAGAGAAAGTTAGGTTTTATGTTCAAACTATGGCTAAGGGTGGACCTGCTAAGGATGAATTGGAAGCGAAGAAGGTCGCGCCCAAGGGGCAATGGACGGCAGAAAATAAGGCAGCTTCAGCGACGCCTGCAGCCGGGGAGAAGAAGGAGGTGAAGAAGGAATCAAAAAAAGGGTTTAAGACTATAAGTTTGACGGAGAAGTTTAGTTGCAGAGCTAGGGATATGTATGAGATATTGATGGATGAGAATAGATGGAAAGGCTTTACTCAGAGTAATGCTAGAATTAGTAAAGAAGTAGGAGGAGAGTTTAGTATTTTTGATGGTTCGGTGACGGGAACCAATGTGGAGTTGCAGGAAGGAAAACTAATAGTACAAAAGTGGAGGTTCGGGAGCTGGCCTGATGGAATTGTTTCAACG GTAAGACTTACTTTGGATGAGCCTGAACCTGGGCTTACTATTATCAAGCTTTTGCATACTGACATTCCTGAGGAAGACAG ATATGGGAATGCAACTGTGGCGGAGAACACAGAGAGAGGGTGGCGGGATCTTATTTTCCACAAGATACGGGCAGTTTTTGGTTTTGGCATATGA